A window from Chitinophaga filiformis encodes these proteins:
- a CDS encoding sialate O-acetylesterase, which translates to MIASFLLIGQSNMAGRGYSQEVPAIINEGIKVLRNGRWQMMTEPVHNDRSGAGIGLASSFGAAWRMHHPEDEIGFIPCADGGTSLDDWSVGGPLFDHALLQGKLAQRSSTLTGILWHQGESDCFPEKAAEYESKLKIIMDALRKELNATEVPLVVGGLGDFLTNGLYGKYFSAYPLVNEALLHYARTEALCYFATAEGLTSNPDALHFNAASLRVLGVRYYEAYHRRVSITSPLEEENKILSDIYSRAQTRQERRFLLEHRFAMGRIDVAQFQNELSGIQ; encoded by the coding sequence ATGATAGCGTCTTTTTTATTGATCGGACAATCAAATATGGCTGGACGTGGTTACAGTCAGGAAGTGCCTGCCATTATTAATGAGGGTATAAAAGTACTTCGGAATGGGCGCTGGCAGATGATGACAGAGCCTGTTCATAATGACCGGTCCGGTGCCGGGATAGGTCTGGCGAGTAGTTTTGGTGCTGCCTGGCGTATGCATCATCCGGAAGATGAAATCGGTTTTATACCTTGTGCGGATGGCGGTACCAGTCTGGATGACTGGTCAGTTGGCGGTCCGCTATTTGACCATGCGTTATTGCAGGGGAAGCTGGCTCAGCGTAGCAGCACTTTAACGGGGATACTATGGCACCAGGGAGAAAGTGATTGCTTCCCGGAAAAGGCGGCGGAATATGAAAGCAAGTTAAAGATAATTATGGATGCTTTACGAAAGGAACTGAATGCTACTGAGGTTCCTCTTGTTGTCGGCGGACTGGGAGATTTCCTGACCAATGGTCTTTATGGAAAGTATTTTAGTGCTTATCCGCTGGTTAATGAGGCGTTGTTACACTATGCCCGGACGGAAGCGCTTTGCTATTTTGCAACAGCAGAAGGACTAACCAGTAACCCGGATGCTTTGCATTTCAATGCTGCATCGTTACGTGTACTGGGAGTAAGGTATTATGAGGCATACCATAGGCGGGTATCTATTACAAGCCCTTTGGAAGAGGAGAATAAGATCCTGTCGGATATTTACAGCAGGGCACAAACGCGGCAGGAGCGCCGTTTTCTGCTGGAGCATCGCTTTGCGATGGGCAGGATAGACGTGGCGCAGTTCCAAAATGAATTGAGCGGGATCCAATAG
- a CDS encoding MBL fold metallo-hydrolase produces MYFQHIYDKSLAQGSYFIGCQKAGVAAVIDPKRDVDTYLDIAREQKMQITHILETHIHADFLTGSRELAALTGAKMYLSDEGGPEWQYEFDHVGLRDGSIIQLGNLEFRVLHTPGHTPESISFLLTDKPAGDVPVMLFTGDFVFVGDIGRPDLLEKAAGMKGTQEPGAHQMYASLKKFSALPPYVQVWPGHGAGSACGKALGSVPSTTTGYELERNWAFRYNDDEAGFVEYLLADQPEPPKYFAMMKKLNKADRPLLLKVPTLQALEKDELQAALNKGYKLIDTRDKTTFAAGYIPGSINVQHNNSFNTWAGWFLDYQTPFIILADPSELDEITRKLMRIGLDNIYGYIPSVKVWEDAGGKLEKEQVISLDEFKDLYQHDAIQLIDLRGATEYKAGHIKGADHVFVGSLPENMNRISKDRKVVIHCQSGDRATIGYSLLAGKGYRNVLNFSEGMNKWLQEENPVVN; encoded by the coding sequence ATGTATTTTCAGCACATTTATGATAAGAGCCTGGCTCAGGGAAGTTACTTCATCGGATGTCAAAAGGCCGGCGTAGCCGCTGTGATCGATCCTAAAAGAGATGTCGATACCTACCTTGACATTGCGCGCGAGCAGAAGATGCAAATTACCCACATCCTGGAAACGCATATCCATGCAGATTTTCTGACAGGTTCCAGGGAACTGGCAGCGCTGACAGGTGCGAAGATGTACCTGTCTGACGAAGGCGGTCCTGAATGGCAATATGAGTTTGATCATGTGGGCCTGCGCGATGGCAGTATCATACAGCTGGGTAACCTCGAATTCAGAGTATTGCATACCCCGGGACATACACCGGAAAGCATCAGTTTTTTACTGACTGATAAACCAGCTGGTGATGTACCCGTAATGCTCTTTACCGGCGACTTCGTATTTGTAGGCGACATTGGCAGGCCTGACCTCTTAGAGAAAGCAGCAGGTATGAAAGGTACCCAGGAACCAGGTGCTCATCAGATGTATGCCTCCCTGAAAAAATTCAGTGCGCTGCCCCCTTATGTACAGGTATGGCCCGGCCATGGCGCCGGATCGGCCTGCGGTAAAGCCCTCGGATCAGTTCCTTCCACTACCACCGGCTACGAACTGGAAAGGAACTGGGCCTTCCGGTACAACGATGATGAAGCCGGATTTGTAGAATACCTGCTGGCCGATCAGCCTGAGCCTCCCAAATATTTTGCAATGATGAAAAAGCTAAACAAGGCAGACCGTCCTTTACTGCTGAAAGTCCCCACATTGCAGGCGCTGGAAAAAGACGAATTACAGGCAGCATTGAACAAGGGATATAAACTGATAGACACAAGGGATAAAACAACTTTTGCAGCCGGTTATATTCCGGGAAGTATCAATGTACAGCACAACAACTCTTTCAATACCTGGGCGGGCTGGTTCCTCGATTACCAGACACCATTCATAATACTGGCAGATCCCTCCGAGCTGGACGAAATTACACGTAAACTGATGCGTATAGGCCTTGATAATATTTACGGTTATATCCCTTCTGTGAAGGTGTGGGAAGACGCCGGCGGAAAATTAGAAAAAGAGCAGGTCATATCCCTGGATGAATTCAAAGACCTGTACCAGCATGATGCTATACAGCTGATAGACCTGCGTGGCGCTACTGAATATAAAGCCGGCCACATCAAAGGAGCCGATCATGTGTTCGTAGGCAGCCTGCCCGAAAACATGAACAGGATCAGCAAAGACAGGAAGGTAGTCATACATTGCCAGAGCGGAGACCGCGCTACTATTGGGTACTCACTGCTTGCCGGAAAAGGCTACAGAAATGTACTGAACTTTTCAGAAGGAATGAATAAATGGCTGCAGGAAGAAAATCCTGTAGTAAATTAA
- a CDS encoding short chain dehydrogenase: MKIIIVGASGTMGKYLAEAFKREHEIITAATKGCDVDVDITSTTSIENMYRKTGPFDALISTAGPTYVGPWKNLTDKTFRAGVEGKMMGQINLVLIGQHYINPKGSFTLITGALSHDPQKNFANASAANCAVEGFVRAAAIELENGIRINAVSPTVIENSPQYFPYFPGDIPVTMQQLEYGFRKAVFGANTGQVIKPY, encoded by the coding sequence ATGAAAATTATCATCGTCGGTGCATCAGGCACCATGGGAAAATACCTGGCCGAAGCCTTTAAGAGAGAGCACGAGATAATTACAGCCGCTACCAAAGGTTGTGATGTGGACGTAGATATTACGTCGACGACATCTATTGAAAACATGTACAGGAAAACGGGGCCATTTGATGCGCTTATTTCAACGGCAGGACCTACATACGTCGGCCCCTGGAAGAATCTGACCGATAAAACCTTCAGGGCAGGGGTGGAAGGAAAAATGATGGGGCAGATCAACCTTGTACTGATCGGTCAGCATTACATCAATCCCAAAGGTTCATTTACATTAATTACCGGCGCATTATCCCACGATCCGCAGAAGAATTTTGCCAATGCATCTGCCGCCAACTGTGCAGTGGAAGGTTTTGTAAGGGCGGCAGCTATTGAGCTGGAGAATGGCATACGCATTAATGCGGTAAGTCCTACTGTGATTGAAAACTCCCCGCAATATTTCCCCTATTTCCCGGGCGATATTCCGGTAACGATGCAACAGCTGGAATATGGTTTCCGCAAAGCTGTGTTTGGTGCCAATACCGGGCAGGTGATCAAGCCATATTAG
- a CDS encoding NADP-dependent oxidoreductase, whose protein sequence is MKAIIVTNEAEGTAGMKLTEWPEPRPAINEVIVQVHASGFTHDELTWPATWTDRYDVNRTPSIPGHELAGVVTALGYGTTGFSVGQRVFGLSDWYRNGSLAEYIAIEARNLAPLPGDVDFTVGAALVMPGLTAWQGLFDHGQLQSGQSVIIHGAAGVVGSMAVQLAREAGAYVIGSGRASGRQTAHDFGVHEYIDLDNGNLEEVGKVDLVFDVLGGEITTKSAGVIRTGGTLVTIAGPTQARPVGGRTIDFIVEANRQQLVDIVQRVRDGRLKTNIGNVVTIDEAIAAFAPNVRLKGKTIIRIRS, encoded by the coding sequence ATGAAAGCAATTATTGTAACAAACGAGGCTGAAGGAACAGCCGGAATGAAATTAACTGAGTGGCCAGAGCCAAGGCCCGCAATAAACGAGGTTATCGTACAGGTCCATGCTTCCGGATTCACCCACGACGAACTTACGTGGCCAGCAACCTGGACCGATCGGTATGATGTTAATCGAACGCCGTCCATTCCGGGACATGAATTGGCAGGCGTAGTTACTGCCTTAGGCTATGGGACGACGGGCTTCTCGGTAGGACAACGGGTATTCGGTCTCTCCGACTGGTACCGCAATGGCTCCCTGGCAGAATATATTGCCATCGAGGCGCGAAACCTCGCTCCTTTGCCGGGCGATGTCGACTTCACGGTTGGGGCTGCCCTTGTTATGCCTGGACTAACCGCATGGCAGGGATTGTTTGACCACGGCCAACTCCAATCCGGGCAAAGTGTGATTATTCACGGTGCTGCAGGGGTCGTCGGCTCGATGGCTGTTCAGCTCGCACGCGAAGCTGGAGCGTACGTCATCGGATCCGGCCGTGCAAGCGGTCGCCAGACGGCTCACGACTTTGGCGTACACGAATACATCGACCTGGATAACGGCAACCTGGAGGAAGTAGGTAAGGTCGATCTTGTTTTCGACGTCCTGGGTGGGGAAATTACGACAAAGTCTGCCGGCGTGATTCGAACCGGAGGCACACTGGTTACTATCGCCGGCCCAACCCAGGCAAGACCGGTTGGTGGCCGTACAATAGATTTCATTGTTGAGGCCAATCGTCAACAATTGGTCGACATCGTACAAAGGGTTCGGGACGGACGGCTCAAAACCAACATTGGCAATGTTGTTACGATTGATGAGGCGATCGCAGCATTCGCTCCTAATGTGCGGCTAAAAGGGAAAACGATAATTCGCATTCGCTCTTAA
- a CDS encoding sulfite exporter TauE/SafE family protein, whose product MHLLGYIASLLIGISLGLIGGGGSILTMPVMVYLFGISPVLATSYSLFVVGSTSLVGAAQQYKRGTVNVRMGLLFAATSVVIVFLTRKWLLPLIPAQIATIGSLSITGNWLTMVLFAILMLISAIFMMRKRDIHTGAGSMPGKVSIGKLVLYGTGIGLVTGLLGAGGGFLLIPALVLLLHLPMKQAVGTSLLVIALNSLIGFTGNLHDAGIDWKLMFSVTLLATIGILLGSYLNRKIPAGGLKKAFGWFVLAMGVYILIKELIDAF is encoded by the coding sequence ATGCATCTGTTAGGATATATTGCTTCGTTGCTTATCGGCATATCGCTGGGATTGATTGGCGGCGGCGGCTCCATACTGACCATGCCAGTCATGGTGTACCTGTTTGGGATCTCCCCGGTGCTGGCAACTTCCTATTCATTATTTGTGGTAGGATCCACCAGCCTGGTCGGCGCCGCCCAACAGTATAAGCGTGGTACCGTGAACGTAAGAATGGGATTACTGTTTGCCGCTACATCTGTGGTCATCGTTTTTCTTACCCGTAAATGGCTGCTGCCGCTCATACCAGCGCAGATCGCAACAATCGGCAGTCTTTCTATCACCGGGAACTGGCTTACAATGGTACTTTTTGCGATCCTGATGCTTATCTCGGCCATATTCATGATGCGTAAAAGAGATATCCATACCGGAGCGGGGTCAATGCCAGGCAAGGTTAGCATTGGAAAGCTTGTGCTTTACGGAACCGGGATCGGCCTGGTGACAGGCCTGCTTGGGGCTGGCGGTGGTTTCCTGCTCATACCGGCACTGGTGTTGTTATTACACCTGCCGATGAAACAGGCAGTGGGAACATCTTTATTGGTGATAGCGTTAAACTCACTTATAGGATTTACCGGTAACCTGCATGATGCCGGTATAGATTGGAAATTGATGTTCAGTGTTACATTGCTGGCCACTATTGGCATCCTGCTGGGTAGTTACCTCAACCGAAAGATCCCGGCGGGCGGGTTGAAAAAGGCCTTCGGCTGGTTCGTACTTGCGATGGGCGTCTATATTCTCATCAAAGAGCTGATAGATGCCTTTTAG
- a CDS encoding polysaccharide deacetylase family protein encodes MDNKGKGNAMSISRTQLSAQLKALADSGYHSILPDQLYAYLHAGTPLPARPVMISFDDTRAEHFSIAAPLLQQYGFKGVFFVMTVPIGKPGYMTASQIKALSDMGHAIGAHTWDHPHAANIRSSDIETQFRNPRRHLENVTGRPVYYIAYPFGEWNDSVIRDVKLSGYKAAFQLTGKVSPGEPLYSIRRVMVNGNWSGARLQQELKTIFR; translated from the coding sequence ATGGATAATAAGGGCAAAGGCAACGCCATGAGTATCAGCAGAACACAATTGAGCGCACAACTCAAAGCACTGGCAGATAGCGGTTATCACAGCATACTCCCCGATCAGTTGTATGCATACCTGCACGCAGGTACACCATTGCCGGCACGCCCGGTGATGATCTCCTTCGATGATACGCGTGCTGAGCACTTCAGCATAGCAGCACCTTTGCTGCAACAATATGGGTTTAAGGGGGTGTTCTTCGTGATGACAGTGCCCATTGGTAAGCCGGGTTATATGACAGCAAGTCAGATAAAGGCACTTTCGGATATGGGACATGCTATTGGCGCGCACACATGGGACCATCCACATGCTGCCAATATCCGGTCTTCGGATATAGAAACGCAGTTCCGAAACCCCAGGCGTCATTTGGAGAACGTAACCGGCAGACCGGTATATTATATCGCATATCCTTTCGGGGAGTGGAATGACAGCGTGATCAGGGATGTAAAACTAAGTGGGTATAAAGCCGCCTTCCAGCTGACGGGGAAGGTATCTCCCGGCGAGCCGTTATATTCTATACGCCGGGTGATGGTAAATGGTAACTGGTCGGGGGCCAGGCTGCAACAGGAGTTGAAGACAATATTTAGGTAG
- a CDS encoding NmrA/HSCARG family protein: MSKTILVTGATGQVGGAVAKQLLTHGFNVRAFTFIGSMEREFEKRKQLQQLGAEIFDGDMSSESSLIEAMKNVYGVFSVQPPALPMSEEADKHEYNLGVNVANAAKKSGVQQFVYSSVLGSERRAAYRPLFKYQIEEHIWKSDLPATIFKPSLFMETFCLPFYGLSEAKLNNAAPFDLAMPIISAGDIGVFVRLAFQKPQDFIGKSINLAGDNLTISEIADILTKKFGRQITPVQIPLDVAKQQNAIYGKIMEEYYTQGYAKVDFDELRLLHPELMTFERWTDTKAKEELQNLIG; this comes from the coding sequence ATGAGCAAAACAATTCTTGTAACAGGAGCAACAGGGCAAGTAGGCGGTGCAGTTGCAAAGCAACTACTAACGCACGGATTTAATGTGCGGGCATTTACATTTATAGGAAGTATGGAACGTGAATTTGAAAAAAGAAAACAACTTCAACAGTTAGGTGCTGAAATTTTTGATGGAGATATGAGTAGCGAAAGCTCTTTAATAGAAGCAATGAAAAATGTTTATGGCGTTTTCAGCGTTCAACCACCAGCCTTACCAATGTCAGAAGAAGCGGATAAACACGAATACAACTTGGGAGTAAATGTTGCTAATGCCGCTAAGAAAAGTGGCGTACAACAATTTGTTTATTCTTCGGTTCTTGGTTCTGAAAGACGAGCGGCATATCGTCCGTTATTCAAATACCAAATTGAAGAACACATCTGGAAATCAGATTTGCCTGCAACAATATTCAAACCGTCTTTGTTTATGGAAACCTTCTGTTTACCATTCTACGGACTTTCAGAAGCAAAACTTAACAACGCTGCACCTTTTGATTTGGCTATGCCAATTATATCAGCCGGAGATATTGGCGTGTTTGTTCGTCTTGCATTTCAAAAACCACAAGACTTCATTGGCAAATCAATAAATCTTGCAGGCGACAACCTAACTATCTCAGAAATCGCAGACATTCTAACAAAGAAATTCGGCAGACAAATTACACCTGTTCAAATTCCGCTTGACGTAGCCAAACAACAAAACGCCATATATGGAAAAATAATGGAAGAATATTACACGCAAGGTTACGCAAAAGTTGATTTTGATGAATTGCGTTTGTTGCACCCCGAACTTATGACTTTTGAAAGGTGGACAGACACCAAAGCAAAAGAAGAACTGCAAAATTTAATAGGGTAA
- a CDS encoding NmrA family NAD(P)-binding protein — protein sequence MFVITGVTGHVGRVTANLLLTQQQPVRAVVRNASKGTEWETKGAEVAVADLFDKASLLNAFKQAEGLFIMTPPALDLDDVIKKHLVMLGNIIAAIKETKPKKVVYLSSIGAHLEKGTGAIRKLYDMEQAFSQLDIPTAGIRAGWFMENFAGLIPGAIQSGNLMSFLCPTDLQVPMVAVNDIGKLAAELLNQHWAGHRIIELGGPCQYSADDVASSLSYYTNRSITAVPIPRSEYEPTYASFGFTADASRLMAEMNDGFNTQWIVFEGGTSEHVSGETLLEDALKTYIK from the coding sequence ATGTTTGTAATAACTGGAGTTACCGGTCATGTAGGCCGGGTAACCGCAAATTTATTGTTGACACAACAACAACCCGTAAGGGCGGTCGTTCGAAACGCATCAAAAGGTACAGAATGGGAAACGAAAGGTGCAGAAGTAGCTGTTGCCGACCTTTTTGATAAAGCATCGCTTCTCAATGCTTTTAAACAAGCAGAGGGCTTATTCATCATGACGCCTCCTGCTCTAGACCTGGATGATGTTATTAAAAAGCACCTGGTAATGCTTGGTAACATCATTGCAGCGATAAAGGAGACAAAGCCTAAAAAGGTGGTTTACCTTTCTTCCATAGGTGCTCATTTAGAAAAGGGCACAGGCGCGATCAGGAAATTGTATGATATGGAACAGGCATTTTCCCAACTTGACATTCCAACTGCCGGTATCAGAGCCGGCTGGTTTATGGAAAACTTTGCCGGTTTGATTCCTGGAGCAATACAATCTGGAAATCTAATGAGTTTCCTTTGTCCAACTGATCTTCAGGTTCCTATGGTTGCTGTCAACGATATTGGTAAGCTGGCCGCTGAATTATTAAACCAGCATTGGGCAGGGCACCGTATCATCGAACTTGGGGGACCATGTCAGTATTCAGCAGACGATGTGGCATCAAGCCTGTCCTACTATACAAACCGGTCCATTACCGCTGTTCCGATTCCCCGGAGCGAATATGAGCCAACCTATGCCTCATTCGGCTTCACAGCGGACGCGTCACGTTTAATGGCGGAAATGAATGATGGCTTTAATACCCAATGGATTGTTTTTGAAGGTGGTACTTCAGAACACGTTTCAGGTGAAACCTTACTTGAGGATGCGCTGAAAACATACATCAAATAA
- a CDS encoding Crp/Fnr family transcriptional regulator: MEKVYSIRQLFPGLEEGLYEEMEQHGEIRQVPAGAVLLRKGQTIRSTMLILEGIVKLYQEDDQGNEFFMYDIEPGQACAVSMLCAFRQETSQVMARALTDVTMLTIPLQYMDEWLSKYKSWHYFVIRTWRERYDELLNTINEIAFKNMDERLEFYIEGQVKKLGRHVKLTHQEIANDLNTSREVVSRLMKKMEKNGWILIHRNSFEWIRP; encoded by the coding sequence ATGGAAAAAGTGTATTCTATCCGCCAGTTATTTCCCGGACTTGAAGAAGGTCTTTATGAAGAGATGGAGCAACATGGTGAAATCCGCCAGGTGCCCGCAGGTGCTGTCCTGCTGCGTAAGGGACAAACCATCAGGTCTACTATGCTGATATTGGAGGGCATTGTTAAACTGTACCAGGAAGATGACCAGGGGAATGAGTTCTTCATGTACGATATAGAGCCCGGACAGGCCTGTGCCGTGTCAATGCTCTGTGCGTTCCGTCAGGAAACCAGCCAGGTGATGGCGAGGGCATTGACCGATGTTACGATGCTCACCATTCCCCTTCAATATATGGATGAATGGCTGAGCAAATATAAAAGCTGGCACTACTTCGTGATCAGGACATGGCGCGAGCGTTATGATGAGTTGCTGAATACTATCAATGAGATCGCCTTTAAAAATATGGACGAACGACTGGAGTTCTATATCGAGGGACAGGTAAAAAAACTGGGCCGGCATGTTAAGCTCACGCACCAGGAAATTGCCAATGACCTTAATACTTCCCGTGAAGTGGTAAGCCGCCTGATGAAGAAGATGGAGAAAAATGGATGGATCCTTATTCACCGCAACTCCTTCGAATGGATTAGACCTTAA
- a CDS encoding TetR/AcrR family transcriptional regulator, with the protein MDARQRIIDAAITVLNEDFSAPLDRIAERADLSRRTLHRYFTDRTALIEACRDDMMQTWQMAMLQACNTTEDPLLQLERMLYAGIDCGVRYIFLHKLTDQLSENTAVSTSKSGVYESTRDNWFQLIPELQRRQLISEYVNATWIRLLFIQMISATVQAYQSGDIAQNDIKKLAWYSFRRSIGME; encoded by the coding sequence ATGGATGCGAGGCAAAGGATAATTGATGCTGCTATTACAGTCCTGAACGAAGACTTTTCTGCGCCATTGGACAGAATAGCGGAAAGGGCTGATCTAAGCCGTCGGACACTGCACAGGTATTTTACAGACCGGACGGCGTTAATTGAAGCGTGCCGGGATGACATGATGCAAACATGGCAAATGGCCATGTTACAAGCCTGTAATACAACCGAGGATCCGTTGTTACAACTGGAGAGAATGTTGTACGCCGGTATCGATTGTGGTGTCAGATATATCTTCCTGCATAAATTGACAGATCAGCTAAGTGAAAACACGGCAGTAAGTACTTCAAAAAGTGGCGTTTACGAATCCACACGGGATAACTGGTTTCAGCTGATTCCCGAATTACAGCGCCGGCAATTGATCAGTGAATACGTTAATGCCACCTGGATACGACTGCTATTTATCCAGATGATTTCAGCTACTGTACAGGCGTATCAGTCGGGAGACATTGCGCAGAATGATATAAAAAAACTGGCCTGGTATTCCTTTCGCAGAAGCATAGGCATGGAATAG
- a CDS encoding YeeE/YedE family protein, with the protein MHQLLHQPWPWYVAGPLIGLIVPALLLLGNKHFGISANLRHACAACFPADIKFFQYDWKKEVWNFFFIAGIFAGAIIAVQLLDNPAPVAIHPALAKELAGYGITDHHSLLPAELFSWNSLFTLRGLIMLIGGGFLVGFGSRYAGGCTSGHSIMGLSDLQWPSLVATVMFMVGGFIMANLILPFILHL; encoded by the coding sequence ATGCATCAGTTACTACATCAACCCTGGCCCTGGTATGTAGCCGGGCCACTTATTGGTCTTATCGTACCGGCGCTTTTATTGCTGGGGAATAAACACTTTGGCATATCAGCTAACCTACGCCATGCCTGCGCAGCGTGTTTTCCGGCGGATATAAAGTTTTTTCAGTACGACTGGAAAAAAGAGGTATGGAATTTCTTCTTCATTGCCGGCATATTTGCAGGCGCCATCATAGCAGTACAGCTCCTGGATAACCCGGCCCCGGTAGCCATACATCCGGCACTGGCAAAAGAACTGGCGGGATATGGCATCACAGATCATCATTCTTTACTGCCGGCGGAACTTTTCTCTTGGAACAGCCTGTTCACCTTGAGAGGGCTGATCATGCTTATCGGCGGCGGCTTTCTCGTAGGGTTTGGTTCACGTTATGCGGGAGGTTGTACCTCCGGGCATTCGATCATGGGCTTGAGCGATCTGCAATGGCCCTCGCTCGTAGCTACAGTTATGTTCATGGTTGGCGGCTTTATTATGGCCAACCTGATACTCCCCTTCATTCTTCATTTATAA
- a CDS encoding winged helix-turn-helix transcriptional regulator encodes MATIKERSKAIRAVHDTMDVLSGKWKIAIITSLSFGEKRYSEILKEVEGISGKMLTRELKDMEMNLLIKREVLNAQPVTVQYSLTKYSENLLPIICNLRDWGTEHRKKIIGK; translated from the coding sequence ATGGCAACAATAAAGGAACGAAGTAAGGCAATAAGGGCCGTTCACGACACTATGGACGTGCTGAGTGGTAAATGGAAAATTGCCATCATTACGTCATTGAGTTTTGGCGAGAAACGATATTCGGAAATATTGAAAGAAGTTGAAGGGATTTCTGGCAAGATGTTAACAAGGGAGCTGAAAGATATGGAAATGAATTTGCTGATTAAACGAGAGGTCTTAAATGCACAACCTGTAACCGTCCAATATTCCCTCACAAAATACAGCGAGAATTTGCTCCCAATTATTTGCAATTTACGTGATTGGGGAACTGAACACCGGAAAAAAATTATTGGAAAATAG
- a CDS encoding DUF6691 family protein: MKIAEQGMETQSANTDFEVRSLDTICINESQKQHPWWYNFKYLAVGIVFGIVFVKAEIISWFRIQEMFRLQSFHMYGVIGSAVIVGMISVWLIKKFNIKTIHGEKISFHPKKFNKGQIYGGLIFGLGWALTGACPGPLFAQIGTGVTVVTVVLLSAIAGTWTYGYFRDRLPH, from the coding sequence ATGAAAATAGCAGAGCAAGGTATGGAAACACAAAGCGCAAATACAGATTTCGAAGTCCGGTCGCTCGATACCATTTGTATCAATGAATCGCAAAAACAGCATCCCTGGTGGTATAACTTTAAATACCTGGCCGTAGGTATCGTGTTCGGTATCGTGTTTGTGAAAGCGGAGATCATCAGCTGGTTCCGCATCCAGGAAATGTTCCGTTTACAAAGCTTTCACATGTATGGTGTCATTGGCTCTGCAGTAATTGTGGGCATGATCTCCGTCTGGCTGATAAAAAAGTTCAACATTAAAACCATACACGGTGAGAAGATATCCTTCCATCCTAAAAAATTCAATAAGGGGCAGATATATGGCGGATTGATCTTCGGTTTAGGATGGGCGCTTACCGGCGCCTGTCCGGGGCCCTTATTTGCGCAGATAGGCACGGGTGTAACGGTGGTGACAGTAGTGTTGCTCAGCGCCATCGCCGGCACCTGGACGTACGGATATTTCAGGGATAGATTGCCACATTGA
- a CDS encoding SDR family oxidoreductase: MDTLEKAFTLKGKRVIVLGGSSGLGLATAQAAAKDGAEVVIVSSSQQRIDSALQTLPANSKGYAADLSAEENIKALFEQIGTFDHLVYTAGENISLSMIADTDIIKAQEYFKIRFWGAFAAIKYGAPYINKGGSICLTSGIASQRPGAGWSLGACICSAVEGLCRAMAVELAPIRVNAVLPGVIRTNLWNSMTEADRNGLFDYVGNSLLVKRIGEAEEIAQTFLFMMKQSFATGQCYAVDGGASLV; this comes from the coding sequence ATGGACACATTAGAAAAAGCATTCACATTAAAAGGTAAACGAGTTATTGTTTTAGGCGGAAGTTCAGGCTTAGGCCTGGCTACTGCACAGGCAGCAGCTAAAGACGGCGCTGAGGTAGTCATTGTTTCAAGCAGTCAGCAACGTATAGATAGCGCTCTTCAAACTCTGCCAGCCAACAGTAAAGGATATGCCGCAGATCTCAGTGCAGAGGAAAACATTAAAGCGCTGTTTGAGCAAATCGGCACATTTGACCACCTGGTTTATACCGCTGGTGAAAATATCAGCCTTAGCATGATCGCTGATACGGATATTATAAAAGCACAGGAATATTTCAAAATTCGCTTCTGGGGTGCCTTTGCGGCGATCAAATACGGTGCTCCTTACATTAATAAAGGTGGATCGATTTGTTTGACCAGCGGTATTGCAAGTCAGCGACCCGGTGCTGGCTGGTCGTTAGGGGCATGTATCTGTTCTGCTGTTGAAGGTTTATGCCGCGCGATGGCTGTTGAACTGGCACCGATAAGAGTTAATGCCGTTTTGCCAGGCGTCATTCGGACGAATTTGTGGAACAGCATGACTGAAGCGGACCGGAACGGCTTATTTGATTACGTCGGTAATTCTCTTTTGGTTAAGCGGATCGGTGAGGCTGAAGAGATTGCACAGACATTTCTATTCATGATGAAGCAATCATTTGCAACCGGCCAGTGCTATGCAGTTGATGGCGGTGCGTCTTTGGTATAA